In one Catenovulum adriaticum genomic region, the following are encoded:
- the rlmKL gene encoding bifunctional 23S rRNA (guanine(2069)-N(7))-methyltransferase RlmK/23S rRNA (guanine(2445)-N(2))-methyltransferase RlmL, whose protein sequence is MARFLVTTSKGLENLLEQELQSFSIENIKLSVSSVWFEGSLEQAYQVCYRSRLANKVLLELASAECSGKEDLYQLTQSIDWSMQFNDRCTFSVDFNGVNEQLRNTQFSAQVVKDAIVDMFQDELGRRPNVDKAQSDIRFQGRLIKKNAHIFIDLSGPSLHQRGYRVNAGRAPIKENIAAGVVLRSGWLDNTQQPLIDYFCGSGTLLIEAAQMALKFPPQQYRRDWGFTHWLGHNQNMFEQVKAQADSEIITDSKLRIYGIDINQRELKIAEQNAQDAGVAEHIHFQRGNALDSMIDFNEVGHIISNPPYGERLEDELKIANLYLDFGAKLKQKYENWQLTLISSAVEQLRQIKLSASKKYKLKNASLDCVIAKYTIEAGQGDDPRDKMALEFQNRLKKNIKQLSKLAKQVPTECYRVYDADLPNYNVAIDVYGDSLVIQEYAAPKNIPVEKTQARLNEVLLTAPRILDIDNNKVAVKVRKRQKGNSQYQRNATRDDYFTVQEANALFYVNIHDFLDTGLFLDHRDMRLLIQKESKDKTVLNLFSYTCSVSVHAVLGGASQVTSVDLSKKYLDWGKQNFELNNINPSWHQFFAEDSLDWLKKSKQSFDLIFIDPPSFSNSKKLDNTFDVQRDHISLIENALAKLNPNGDIYFSNNLRSFKLDTEALAELGLVATNLSQQTLPFDFKRRANIRQVWKIQKQQ, encoded by the coding sequence ATGGCGCGTTTTTTAGTTACCACCTCAAAAGGTTTAGAAAATCTTTTAGAACAAGAGCTGCAAAGTTTTTCTATTGAAAACATTAAACTATCGGTGTCTTCCGTTTGGTTTGAAGGTTCATTAGAGCAAGCATACCAAGTTTGTTATCGTTCGCGTTTAGCAAATAAGGTTTTGCTTGAACTGGCGAGTGCCGAGTGCTCAGGCAAAGAAGATTTATATCAATTAACTCAATCGATTGATTGGTCGATGCAATTTAATGACCGCTGCACTTTTAGTGTTGATTTTAATGGGGTAAACGAGCAGTTACGTAACACCCAGTTTAGTGCGCAAGTCGTTAAAGATGCAATTGTTGATATGTTTCAAGACGAATTAGGGCGTCGTCCAAATGTTGATAAAGCGCAATCAGATATCCGGTTTCAGGGTCGTTTAATTAAAAAAAATGCGCATATTTTTATCGATTTATCAGGTCCAAGTTTGCATCAGCGCGGTTATCGCGTAAACGCTGGGCGTGCACCTATTAAAGAAAATATTGCCGCAGGCGTGGTGTTGCGATCGGGCTGGTTAGACAATACGCAACAACCTTTAATTGATTATTTTTGCGGTTCAGGCACTTTGCTTATTGAAGCTGCACAAATGGCACTAAAATTTCCGCCTCAGCAATATCGTCGAGATTGGGGCTTTACCCATTGGTTAGGTCATAATCAAAATATGTTTGAGCAAGTTAAAGCTCAAGCCGATAGTGAAATTATAACCGACAGCAAATTACGTATTTATGGCATAGATATTAATCAGCGTGAATTAAAAATTGCAGAACAAAATGCGCAAGACGCCGGCGTGGCAGAGCATATTCATTTTCAGCGCGGTAACGCTTTAGACTCCATGATAGATTTTAACGAAGTAGGCCATATTATTTCAAACCCACCTTATGGTGAACGCTTAGAAGATGAACTCAAAATAGCGAATTTGTATTTAGATTTTGGTGCCAAGTTAAAACAAAAATACGAAAACTGGCAACTTACCTTAATTAGTTCGGCGGTGGAGCAATTACGCCAAATTAAATTGTCGGCGTCTAAAAAATATAAGTTAAAAAATGCTTCGTTAGATTGTGTGATTGCTAAATATACCATTGAAGCCGGTCAGGGTGATGACCCGCGCGATAAAATGGCGTTAGAGTTTCAAAACCGACTGAAAAAAAATATTAAACAGTTAAGTAAACTGGCTAAACAAGTACCAACTGAATGTTATCGGGTTTATGACGCCGATTTACCAAATTACAACGTTGCGATTGATGTATATGGCGATAGTTTGGTGATTCAGGAATATGCAGCGCCTAAAAATATTCCGGTTGAAAAAACGCAAGCCAGATTAAATGAAGTATTGTTGACGGCACCTAGAATTCTAGATATTGACAATAATAAAGTGGCGGTAAAAGTACGTAAGCGTCAAAAAGGAAACTCGCAGTATCAGCGTAACGCGACTCGCGATGATTACTTTACAGTGCAAGAAGCCAATGCGCTTTTTTATGTCAATATTCACGACTTTTTAGACACTGGCTTGTTTTTAGATCACCGTGATATGCGCTTGTTAATTCAAAAAGAATCAAAAGACAAAACGGTCCTAAACTTGTTTTCTTATACCTGCAGTGTCAGCGTGCATGCAGTTTTAGGCGGCGCGTCGCAAGTTACTTCGGTCGATCTATCGAAAAAGTATTTAGACTGGGGTAAACAAAACTTTGAATTAAACAATATTAACCCTTCTTGGCATCAGTTTTTTGCGGAAGATAGTTTAGATTGGCTGAAAAAATCTAAACAAAGTTTTGATCTTATCTTTATTGACCCGCCAAGCTTTTCAAACTCTAAAAAGCTCGATAATACTTTTGATGTGCAACGAGATCATATTAGTTTAATTGAAAACGCCTTAGCTAAGCTTAATCCAAATGGCGACATTTATTTTTCTAATAATTTACGCAGCTTTAAATTAGATACAGAAGCATTAGCTGAACTTGGATTAGTAGCAACTAATTTAAGCCAACAAACCTTGCCATTTGACTTTAAACGCAGAGCAAATATTAGACAAGTTTGGAAAAT